The stretch of DNA AAAAATAGTTGGATTTCAAACGGACAGACCTTTCAAACGCTCCATGCAGCCATTTGGCGGAATTCGCATGGCAGAGCAATCATGTGAGTCTTACGGATTTAAAGTAGATGAGGAAATAAGCCGGATTTTCAGGGAGTGGCGCAAAACGCATAACCAAGGTGTATTTGATATTTATAACGAAGAAATGAAAGCGGCAAGAAAGTCTGGCGTTATTACAGGCCTACCTGATGCTTATGGACGCGGCCGCATTATCGGCGATTATCGTCGTGTAGCATTATACGGAGTAGATCGTCTGATTGAAGAGAAGAAAAACGATTTGCAATTGACGAGTAAAACAATGAGCGATGATGTAATACGTCTTCGCGAAGAGTTATCTGAACAAATTCGTTCCTTGATGGAACTGAAACAAATGGCAGCTGCACATGGTTTTGACATTTCGAAACCGGCAACAAATGCCCGAGAAGCATTCCAATGGCTATACTTTGCTTATCTTGCAGCTATTAAAGAACAAAATGGAGCTGCGATGAGCTTAGGCCGTACATCTACCTTCTTAGACATTTATATTGAACGCGACCTTCAAAACGGTACGTTAACGGAAGAAGAAGCACAAGAACTTGTAGATCATTTCGTAATGAAGCTTCGTCTTGTAAAATTTGCAAGAACACCGGACTATAATGAACTATTCTCCGGCGACCCGACTTGGGTAACAGAATCGATTGGAGGTATCGCGTTAGACGGTCGTCCGTTAGTGACGAAAAACTCTTTCCGTTTCCTTCATACATTAGATAACTTAGGCCCTGCTCCGGAACCAAACTTGACCGTTCTTTGGTCTCCAACCTTACCGGAAGGCTTTAAGAACTATTGTGCAAAAATGTCGATTAAAACATCTGCAATTCAATATGAAAACGACGAGATCATGCGTCCGGAATTTGGAGACGATTACGGTATTGCATGCTGTGTATCGGCAATGAGAATCGGTAAGCAGATGCAGTTCTTTGGAGCCCGTGCAAATTTGGCAAAAGCACTGTTATATGCGATTAACGGCGGAAAAGATGAAAAATCTAAAGCGCAAGTAGGACCAGAGTTTGCGCCAATCACATCCGAAATATTGGATTACAATGAAGTTATGCGTAAATTTGATATGACAATGGAATGGCTGGCAGAGCTTTATATCAACACATTAAACGTCATCCATTACATGCACGATAAATACAGCTATGAGCGTGTAGAAATGGCTCTTCATGATACGGAAATCATTCGTACAATGGCAACGGGTATAGCCGGTCTCTCTGTAGTGGCAGACTCTTTGAGTGCCATTAAATATGCAAAAGTGTCACCAATTCGGGATGAAAACGGCATTGCAGTCGACTTTCAAATTGAGGGTGACTTCCCGAAATACGGCAATAATGATGACCGAGTGGATTCTATCGCAGTTGAACTTGTAGAATGCTTCATGAAAAAGCTGCGCAAGTATAAAACGTATCGTAATTCTGTACACACTATGTCGATCTTAACAATCACGTCTAACGTGGTGTACGGCAACAAAACGGGAAATACACCTGATGGAAGACGTGCAGGAGAACCATTTGCACCGGGTGCAAACCCAATGCACGGGCGTGATGTAAAAGGGGCTTTAGCATCATTGCTTTCTGTAGCGAAGCTGCCATACGAGCAGGCGTTAGATGGAATTTCAAACACATTCTCTATTATTCCAAAAGCGCTCGGAAATGAAGAAGAGACACAAATCAAGAACTTGGCTGCTTTACTCGATGGCTATGCAGAAAAAGAAGGGCATCATTTGAATATCAACGTGTTCAATCGTGACACACTGATGGATGCGATGGAACATCCGGAAAAATATCCACAATTAACCATTCGTGTATCCGGGTATGCAGTAAACTTCATAAAATTAACTCGTGAACAGCAAATTGACGTGGTTAATCGTACGATGCATGCAAGCATGTAATAGGAGGAAAGGCAATCTCTCTGATTGGCAGAAAGATTGCCTTATATTAATGGTGAGAAATTACTAACTCCTACTTGGTATAGGGGGAAATGCAATGAAAGGACATATTCATTCCATAGAGACATGCGGAACAGTGGACGGGCCAGGTATCCGTTATATCGTGTTTACTCAAGGCTGTTTGTTGCGATGTCAATATTGCCATAATGCTGATACATGGGAAATAGGAAAAGGAAAAAGCATGACGGTGGAAGAAATCATTAATGACCTGCAATCGTATATTCCATTTATAGAAGCTTCCAGAGGCGGTATTACTGTAAGCGGTGGAGAGCCCCTTTTACAGCTTGATTTCCTGATTGCGTTATTAAAGGAATGTAAAAAAATCGGAGTGCACACAGCCATTGATACATCGGGTGGTTGTTACACGAATGAGCTGGTATTCCAAGCTAAATTAGATCAATTAATGGAGTATACCGATTTAGTGCTGCTAGACTTGAAGCATATTGACCCAAAGCGCCATCAGAAATTAACTGGCAAGCCAAATGAGCATATTTTAAAGTTTGCCCGCTATCTGTCTGATAAGAAAAAGCCAGTCTGGATCCGTCATGTTCTTGTACCTGGGATTACAGATGAGGAAGAGGATTTACGTCATCTACGAGCATTTATTGATACACTGAAAAATGTAGAAAAAGTAGAAGTACTGCCATATCATCAGCTTGGAGTATATAAATGGGAACAATTAGGCCATAAATATCCTCTAAAAGGGGTACAACCTCCTGCCGCTGAGACGATCGCATTCGCAAATCAAATACTAGTGAAAAACTAAAACGAAGGTTGTCCCATGCTGTAATTTGGGACAATCTTTTTGGCTAATAGGAAAGTTTAAGTTTATTAACGTACTAAAGTATAGTGTGTTTTTAATTAAATATCTGCTAATAAGATCGCATAAGTAAAACTAAGACATTCGCCAAAAAGGACTTTGCGAATGCCGGGTTTTTCCAATACGTTAGCACGTCGTAAAAAAACAGTCCCTAGCGGAAGGGACTGTTTAAAACTTATTCTACACGCCCTTAAAGGCCTGGCGGTACACTTCTGCCAGCTCGGCGACTAACGGCAGTTTTGGATTGGCTGTTGTGCATTGGTCTTCAAATGCCCGTTCTGCCAACCAGTCTACTTTACTTTCAAATTCCGCTTTTTCTACACCATTCGCTTCGATGCTCATTGGAATATCAAGTTCTTTAGCCAGCTTAATAACTGCTTGAATTAAGCTTTCCACGCCTTCTTCTGTCGTACGGGCAGGCAATCCAAGTGTTCGGGCAATTTCTGCATAGCGTACGTCAGCAACAAATTTCTCGTATTTAGGGAATGCTGTAAACTTTTTCGGTTTTGTCGCATTGTAACGGATAACGTGTGGCATAAGAATCGTATTGGCGCGTCCGTGAGCGATATGGAATTCAGCTCCAAGCTTATGTGCTAGACTGTGGTTTATGCCAAGGAATGCGTTGGCAAACGCCATCCCGGCTATCGTTGACGCATTATGCATTTTTTCGCGTGCGATTTCATCACTGCCATTTCGGTAAGCAATCGGCAAGTATTCAAAAACAAGCTGAATAGCCTTCATAGCAAGCCCATCTGTGTAGTCATTCGCCATAACAGAAACATAGGCTTCTATTGCATGTGTTAATACGTCCATTCCTGTATCTGCCGTAATATGTTTCGGCACCGTCATAACAAATTGCGGATCAATAATTGCGACATCAGGCGTTAGTTCATAGTCAGCGAGAGGGTATTTTATATTGGCTTTTTTGTCTGTAATGACCGAGAAAGAAGTTACTTCAGAACCAGTTCCAGATGTTGTTGGAATAGCAACAAATTGAGCTCTCTCACCAAGCTTCGGATATTTGACAACTCGTTTTCTTATATCTAAGAATTTCTGTTTGAGTCCAAAGAATTCTGTTTCCGGATATTCATAGAACAGCCACATTCCTTTTGCGGCATCCATTGCGGATCCGCCCCCCAGCGCGATAATGACATCCGGCTGGAAGCTTGCCATCCTTTCAGCGCCTTTCATCACGGTCTCGATTAATGGATCAGGTTCTACTTCTGAAAATATCTCGCAGTGGACATAATCTGGACGTTTTCGTAAATAGTATAAGACTTTATTGACATATCCTAATTTTACCATTCCTGGATCTGTTACGATGAATGCTTTTGAGATGTTTGGCATTTTTGCCAAATATTGAGTTGAGTTTTTCTCGAAATAAATTTTTGGCGGTACTTTGAACCACTGCATATTTACATTCCTTTTCGCCATTTTTTTAATATTGACCAAGTGTATGGCTCCGACGTTCTCAGAGACTGAATTGCCTCCGTATGTGCCGCAGCCTAGTGTTAATGAAGGCATATAGGCATTATAAATATCACCTATGGCCCCCTGTGAAGATGGAGCATTCAAAATAATACGCCCGGCTTTCATTCGTTTGCCGAAAGCATTCATGACTTCTTGATCAGCCGAATGCAGAACAGCCGAGTGGCCCAATCCGCCAAACTCCAGCATTTCTTCTGCTTTTTTTAAGCCTTCTTCCAGATTATTAACCTTATAGCATGCAAGCACTGGACTTAACTTTTCACGGGAAAGCGGATATTGCGGTCCAACACCTTTTAGTTCTGCTACTAAAATTTTTGTTTCTTCCGGAACCGTAAGTCCTGCCATTTTAGCAATTTTTGCAGCTGGCATTCCGACAATGTCGGCATTAACTGCACAAGAGTGTTCGTTAATGACAAGCTTCTCTATTTTTCTCCGCTCTTCTTCATTTAAAAAATAGCAGTGATTCGCTATCATCTCTTTTTTCACTTCAGCATAGATGTCTTTATCAACGATAACAGCCTGCTCAGAAGCACAAATCATTCCATTATCGAAAGTTTTTGATAAAATTAAGTCGTTAACCGCCCGTTGGATGTTCGCTGTTTTTTCAATATAGCAAGGGACGTTTCCTGGTCCAACCCCA from Cytobacillus dafuensis encodes:
- the pflB gene encoding formate C-acetyltransferase → MTQVLENVVNAWQEFRGGKWKKEIDVRDFILKNINVYSGDESFLADATNATNVLWKQVMELTKQERENGGVLDMDTKIVSTITSHEPGYLNKGLEKIVGFQTDRPFKRSMQPFGGIRMAEQSCESYGFKVDEEISRIFREWRKTHNQGVFDIYNEEMKAARKSGVITGLPDAYGRGRIIGDYRRVALYGVDRLIEEKKNDLQLTSKTMSDDVIRLREELSEQIRSLMELKQMAAAHGFDISKPATNAREAFQWLYFAYLAAIKEQNGAAMSLGRTSTFLDIYIERDLQNGTLTEEEAQELVDHFVMKLRLVKFARTPDYNELFSGDPTWVTESIGGIALDGRPLVTKNSFRFLHTLDNLGPAPEPNLTVLWSPTLPEGFKNYCAKMSIKTSAIQYENDEIMRPEFGDDYGIACCVSAMRIGKQMQFFGARANLAKALLYAINGGKDEKSKAQVGPEFAPITSEILDYNEVMRKFDMTMEWLAELYINTLNVIHYMHDKYSYERVEMALHDTEIIRTMATGIAGLSVVADSLSAIKYAKVSPIRDENGIAVDFQIEGDFPKYGNNDDRVDSIAVELVECFMKKLRKYKTYRNSVHTMSILTITSNVVYGNKTGNTPDGRRAGEPFAPGANPMHGRDVKGALASLLSVAKLPYEQALDGISNTFSIIPKALGNEEETQIKNLAALLDGYAEKEGHHLNINVFNRDTLMDAMEHPEKYPQLTIRVSGYAVNFIKLTREQQIDVVNRTMHASM
- the pflA gene encoding pyruvate formate-lyase-activating protein, whose product is MKGHIHSIETCGTVDGPGIRYIVFTQGCLLRCQYCHNADTWEIGKGKSMTVEEIINDLQSYIPFIEASRGGITVSGGEPLLQLDFLIALLKECKKIGVHTAIDTSGGCYTNELVFQAKLDQLMEYTDLVLLDLKHIDPKRHQKLTGKPNEHILKFARYLSDKKKPVWIRHVLVPGITDEEEDLRHLRAFIDTLKNVEKVEVLPYHQLGVYKWEQLGHKYPLKGVQPPAAETIAFANQILVKN
- the adhE gene encoding bifunctional acetaldehyde-CoA/alcohol dehydrogenase, which gives rise to MAVKEKALNEKKAETNMIDLLVKNGQEALKEFQDYDQEKIDHIVKQMALAGLDQHMPLAKLAVEETGRGVYEDKIIKNMFATEYVYHNIKYDKTVGIIHKNEHEGIYEIVEPVGVIAGVTPVTNPTSTTMFKALISIKTRNPIIFAFHPSAQKCSSEAARVLRDAAIMAGAPENCIQWIDKPSLEATQQLMNHPNISLILATGGAGMVKSAYSSGKPALGVGPGNVPCYIEKTANIQRAVNDLILSKTFDNGMICASEQAVIVDKDIYAEVKKEMIANHCYFLNEEERRKIEKLVINEHSCAVNADIVGMPAAKIAKMAGLTVPEETKILVAELKGVGPQYPLSREKLSPVLACYKVNNLEEGLKKAEEMLEFGGLGHSAVLHSADQEVMNAFGKRMKAGRIILNAPSSQGAIGDIYNAYMPSLTLGCGTYGGNSVSENVGAIHLVNIKKMAKRNVNMQWFKVPPKIYFEKNSTQYLAKMPNISKAFIVTDPGMVKLGYVNKVLYYLRKRPDYVHCEIFSEVEPDPLIETVMKGAERMASFQPDVIIALGGGSAMDAAKGMWLFYEYPETEFFGLKQKFLDIRKRVVKYPKLGERAQFVAIPTTSGTGSEVTSFSVITDKKANIKYPLADYELTPDVAIIDPQFVMTVPKHITADTGMDVLTHAIEAYVSVMANDYTDGLAMKAIQLVFEYLPIAYRNGSDEIAREKMHNASTIAGMAFANAFLGINHSLAHKLGAEFHIAHGRANTILMPHVIRYNATKPKKFTAFPKYEKFVADVRYAEIARTLGLPARTTEEGVESLIQAVIKLAKELDIPMSIEANGVEKAEFESKVDWLAERAFEDQCTTANPKLPLVAELAEVYRQAFKGV